The genomic window ACTACAGGAATAGGTGATTTTTCACATATTTCCTTTAAAGCTTCAGCTGCTTTAGAATCTGGAACTGCACATCTGATAATTTCACAACCTGCTTTATATAAAATATTTATTTGCTCTAAAGTCTTCTCAGTATCTCTTGTATCTGTATTAGTCATTGATTGAATTGAAACATTAGCATCTCCACCAACATAAACATTCCCAACCTTAACTTTTCTTGTTTTTCTTCTTTCCATTTTTACCTCACATTAAAATTTAATAGGAAATAATATATCCTTTATTGTTACTAAAATCATAAGTCCAAATAACGCTATCATTCCTATATAGTTTATTGTACCAACTATTCTATCTGGTACTTTTCTTTTTGTTATTAGCTCTATAAGTAATATTATAGTCCACCCTCCATCTAAAGCTGGTATAGGTAACATGTTAAACACTGCTAAATTTACACTTATGAAAGCTATAAAATGCATAAGATTCCAAATACCATTTTGGGCTGCAACTCCAGTCATTCTTATAATAGTAACCGGTCCTCCTACATCTGTTTTTAAGTTTGCTTCTCCAGTTACTAACATTTTAAGTCCTTTAAAAGTTTGAACTACCGCAGTTGCTGTCTTATTGAAACTTTGTTTAAAACTTTCAAACATAGTTGGATTTTCCTTAACAACAAATGAAAATCCTATTCTATAACTTTCTATTTCATTTTCCTTTACTAATTCTGGAGTTATTGAAATTTCTTTTTTCTCTCCATTTCTTTCTATTAAAAAGTTTACTGGATTATTCTTTGCCATGTTTATTGCAACTCTTATATCATCAGCTGAAAGTATTCTACTTTCATCTGCTTTTAAAAACTTATCTCCAACTTGAAGTCCTGCCTCATAAGCAGGGGATTTATCTGTAATATTACTTACTTCTGGTAATGCATATCCTGCCTTACTTAAATAAATTGTAAAAATAAATATTGCAAGTAAAAAATTCATAGCTGCACCAGCTACTATAACACTTATTCTTCTAAGGGGTGATTTTGCCGAAAAACTTCTTTCATCTTGAACATCTTCCTCTTCCCCCATCATTTTTACATATCCTCCAATAGGTAACAAACCTATTGAGTATGTAGTTTCTTTTCCTTGAGTTTTAAATATTTTAGGCCCCATACCTATAGCAAATTCTTCTACTTTTATACCATTAGCTTTTGCCATTATAAAATGTCCAAGTTCATGAACAATTATAAGTAAACTAAAACCAAGTAATGCAAAAATTATATACAATATCTTTTCCTCCTAATTCCATTTTCCTCTTATATATTCTCTTACTTTTTTGTCTAAAATTATAATATTATCTAAGTTTAACTCTTTATATTTTTCTTTTTCAAAATACTGCATACATTCTTCTATTATATCAGCTATTTGAAGGAATTGTATTTTTTCCTCTAACAATAATGCTACTGCTTCTTCATTTGCCCCATTTAATATTGTTGTAGCTAATCCCCCCTCTTTTCCTGCCTCATATGCTAATTTTAAACATTTAAATGTTTCAATATCAGGTTCTTCAAAGGTTAATTCCTTTATTTTTGAAAAACTTATAGTTTTAGCTATTTGAGCTTTTCTTTCTCTTTTATTAATTGCATATTGAATAGGAAGCCTCATATCTGCTGAGCCTAATTGAGCTATTATACTTGCATCTTTATATTCTACCATTGAATGTATTATACTTTGTTTATGAACTACAACTTCTATATTTTCATAAGGACAATTAAATAAAAAATGTGCTTCTATAACTTCAAGTCCTTTATTCATAAGTGTTGCTGAATCAATTGATATTTTTTTTCCCATATTCCATTTGGGATGTTTAAGAGCATCATTAACTGTGACATTTTTTAAATCATCTATTTTTTTTCCTCTAAAAGGCCCCCCTGAAGCTGTTAAAATTATTTTATTTATATCTTTTTCAGTATAACCACTTAAAGCTTGAAATATAGCACTATGTTCAGAATCTACCGGTAAAATTTCAACCCCCATTTCCTTTGCCTTTTTCATTACTATTTCACCAGCAACCACTAATGTTTCTTTATTAGCAAGTGCAATATCTTTTCTAGCCTCTATAGCTTTTATAGTTGGTTTAAGCCCTATCATCCCAACTACAGATGTTACTACCATATCAATTTCTTCTAAGGAAGCTATTTCTTCTAATCCTTCCATCCCCTCTAAAACTATAATATCTAAAAAATTTTTTAATGTATATTCTTTAATTTTTTTAGCACTAGCTTTATCCATCATAGCAACATATTTAGGTTTAAATTCTTCTATTATTTCCTTCATTTTATCTACTGAAGAATTAGCTGTAACACCAATTAATTTTATATCTCCATTTGATTCTCTTATTACATCTAATGTTTGTGTACCTATTGAACCTGTTGCCCCTAAAATTGAAATATTTTTCATACTTTACCTCCTAATAGTTTCTTCTTGTTCATTATAAATTATATCTTTTGCTATTATACAATAAATAGGACCTGCAATTATACCCACAAATCCAAACATCTTTACCCCTACATAAATTGAAATCATTACTACTAATGGATGTATATCAAGTTTATTACTTAAAAACTTAGCCTCTAATACTTCTCTAATAACTTGAATTAAAAAATACAATCCTATAAATCCTATTACTAGTAAATATCTTTTCATTATAATATTGTATATTATAATTGGTATAAAAACAATTATTGTTCCAACATAAGGCAAAATATCTAGAATACCACATATAATTCCTAAAAACAGGCTATTATTCATCCCCAAAATTTTAAAACCTATTATTGTTATTAATGCTGTAAAAAATACTAATATTATTTCTATTTTAAATACTTCCTTTAAATTACTTTTTTTAATATATATATTTCTCACAACCTCTTTAGGTAGAATCATAGATAAAAGCTTATATACCTTATCCTTATCAACTAAAACAAAATATGTAGCAATGTTACCTATAAAATAACTTATTAACCCCTCTCCAGTTATAGAAGCACCTTGAAGTATTATAGAGCTATTTAATATTTTACTTAAATTTTCAATAACCTTATTTAAATCAAAATTTAATAAAACCTTTATGTTATTAAAAAAGTTATCTACAGCTAAAGTATTTTCAACATAAAATTTTTGAAACAATGTTATTAAGGTATTTCCAAAATAAAATATTATAAAAAATAAAGTTATATTAACTATTATCAAGCTAAAAATTGCTGAGATATTTTTGTTTATATTTCTTTTATTAATAAATTTATATATAGGATGATTTATAAGTAACATAAAAGCTATAATAAAAAATGGAGTAAAATATTCTTTTATTAGAAATGTAATTAAAACAAAGGTTATAAAAAGCACCATTAATTTTATAACCTTTGTGTACTTATAATCTATTTTCATTTTTCACCACCTAATATAATTATATTATGATTATATTACTTATATATCTTTATAATTACAAAAAGAAACTACTTCAAAATTACTTTGAAGTAGTTTCTTTTTTAAATTTTTACTATAAATGTTAAATAATAAAATACTACTGTTGCATTAAAGAGAATAGAATCGAATCTATCCAATATTCCACCATGCCCTGGTATTAAATTACTATAATCTTTTATTCCTACATATCTCTTTATAGATGATGCTACTAAATCTCCAAATTGCCCCATAATACCACATAAAGCTCCCATTAAGAAGAAATGTATTATTTGAACTTCTGGAGTGAATTTACCTACTATAATTCCAAATATACCACAACCAAAAGTACTTCCTAAAAAACCTCCTATAGATCCTGCTATAGTTTTTTTAGGACTTACTTTTGGACATAATTTTTTCTTTCCAAAATATTTACCTGAATAATATGCAGCAGTGTCTGCAAGCCAAGATCCTAAAAATATAATCCAAACTAAATACTCTCCAGAAATTTTACTATTTACTAAGGGTATAAAGCTAAATAATATTCCAACATATATAAATCCAAGTATAGTTAATGCTACATCTATAAACGTATATTTTAAATCAATTACTGGAAAACAAAGTAATATAAATGAACTAAATATTAAAATAAAAATTAATATATTAAAATTATTGCCTGTTAAATAAAATAATGCAAGCATTATATAAGAAATTAAAGGAATAGGCCTAAACTCCTTTTGTTTAAGTGCATTAAAAAATTCATATAACCCACAAATCGAAAGCACAATTGTAAAGGCTTTAAGATATATACCGCCTAAAAATATAAATATTATAAAAGGTGCTATCATCAGCGCTCCTAAATATCTATTATTTGATTTCACATTTTTCACCTCAACTTCTATACTCCACCATATCTTCTATCTCTATTTTGATAATCATATATAGCTTTATGTAAATGTTCTTCTTTAAAATCTGGCCAGCATATATCTGAATACCAAAATTCTGAATAGGCACATTGCCATAATAAGAAATTACTTATTCTTTGTTCACCTGAAGGTCTTATAATAAGATCTGGATCAGGAATATTTTTTGTGTATAAATATTTTTCAAAGACTTCTTCTGTAATATCTTCAGATTTTAGTATTCCCTTTTTAACATCCTCAGATACAAGTTTTGTTGCTCTAATTATTTCATCTCTTCCACCATAGTTAAAAGCTATATTCATAACAACACCTTTATTATTTTTAGTAAGATTTATTGCATTTTCAACTTCTTCTCTTACTTCCTTTTGAAGTTTTGAAATATCTCCTAGTATTTTTATTACTACACCATTTTCATTTAACTCTTTAAGTTCACTTCTTAAGTACTCTACTAGTAACTTCATAAGAGCACCTACTTCTTCTTGTGGCCTTTTCCAATTTTCAGTTGAAAAAGCATATAAAGTTAAATATTTTATATCTAATTTATGTGCTTCTTTTAAAACTCTTCTAATAGTTTCAACTCCAGCTTTATGTCCCATAGTTCTTGGAAGCTTTCTTGCTTTAGCCCATCTTCCATTTCCATCCATAATAATTGCAATATGTTTTGGAATATTATTCTTATCTATTTCAATATTCTTTATTTCTTCTTTATTATTTTTAAAAAACTTAAACATAAAACCTTCCTCCTCCATTTATATAAGGAAAAAACCTGCTAAGAGCAGGTTTTAAATTGACATAATCTCTTTTTCTTTTGCTACAATTATAGCATCTATTTCTTTAACAAAAGAATCTGTTACTTTTTGAACATTTTCTTCTGCACTTTTAACTTCGTCTTCTGAAATATCTCCATCTTTTTTTAATGCTTTTATTTTATCATTTGCATCTCTTCTTATTGATCTTAATGCTATTTTTGCATCTTCTCCTGTTTTCTTAACATTTTTCACAAGATTTTTTCTTGTTTCTTCTGTTAATTCTGGAACTATAAGCCTAATTATTGATCCATCATTTGATGGGTTTATTCCAAGGTCTGATACTAATATAGCCTTTTCTATATCTTTTAATATATTCTTTTCCCATGGAGTTATTACTAATACTCTTGGTTCTGGAGCTGATATATTAGCTACTTGATTTAATGGACAAAGACTTCCATAATAATCTACTTGTATTCTATCAAGCATAGTTGGGTTAGCTCTTCCAGCTTTCATAGTTGAAAGATCCTTTTGAAGAACTGAAATAGTTTTTTGCATTTTTTCTTCTGCAGTCTTAA from Clostridium septicum includes these protein-coding regions:
- the rseP gene encoding RIP metalloprotease RseP, translated to MYIIFALLGFSLLIIVHELGHFIMAKANGIKVEEFAIGMGPKIFKTQGKETTYSIGLLPIGGYVKMMGEEEDVQDERSFSAKSPLRRISVIVAGAAMNFLLAIFIFTIYLSKAGYALPEVSNITDKSPAYEAGLQVGDKFLKADESRILSADDIRVAINMAKNNPVNFLIERNGEKKEISITPELVKENEIESYRIGFSFVVKENPTMFESFKQSFNKTATAVVQTFKGLKMLVTGEANLKTDVGGPVTIIRMTGVAAQNGIWNLMHFIAFISVNLAVFNMLPIPALDGGWTIILLIELITKRKVPDRIVGTINYIGMIALFGLMILVTIKDILFPIKF
- the dxr gene encoding 1-deoxy-D-xylulose-5-phosphate reductoisomerase is translated as MKNISILGATGSIGTQTLDVIRESNGDIKLIGVTANSSVDKMKEIIEEFKPKYVAMMDKASAKKIKEYTLKNFLDIIVLEGMEGLEEIASLEEIDMVVTSVVGMIGLKPTIKAIEARKDIALANKETLVVAGEIVMKKAKEMGVEILPVDSEHSAIFQALSGYTEKDINKIILTASGGPFRGKKIDDLKNVTVNDALKHPKWNMGKKISIDSATLMNKGLEVIEAHFLFNCPYENIEVVVHKQSIIHSMVEYKDASIIAQLGSADMRLPIQYAINKRERKAQIAKTISFSKIKELTFEEPDIETFKCLKLAYEAGKEGGLATTILNGANEEAVALLLEEKIQFLQIADIIEECMQYFEKEKYKELNLDNIIILDKKVREYIRGKWN
- a CDS encoding AI-2E family transporter; the encoded protein is MKIDYKYTKVIKLMVLFITFVLITFLIKEYFTPFFIIAFMLLINHPIYKFINKRNINKNISAIFSLIIVNITLFFIIFYFGNTLITLFQKFYVENTLAVDNFFNNIKVLLNFDLNKVIENLSKILNSSIILQGASITGEGLISYFIGNIATYFVLVDKDKVYKLLSMILPKEVVRNIYIKKSNLKEVFKIEIILVFFTALITIIGFKILGMNNSLFLGIICGILDILPYVGTIIVFIPIIIYNIIMKRYLLVIGFIGLYFLIQVIREVLEAKFLSNKLDIHPLVVMISIYVGVKMFGFVGIIAGPIYCIIAKDIIYNEQEETIRR
- a CDS encoding phosphatidate cytidylyltransferase; translation: MKSNNRYLGALMIAPFIIFIFLGGIYLKAFTIVLSICGLYEFFNALKQKEFRPIPLISYIMLALFYLTGNNFNILIFILIFSSFILLCFPVIDLKYTFIDVALTILGFIYVGILFSFIPLVNSKISGEYLVWIIFLGSWLADTAAYYSGKYFGKKKLCPKVSPKKTIAGSIGGFLGSTFGCGIFGIIVGKFTPEVQIIHFFLMGALCGIMGQFGDLVASSIKRYVGIKDYSNLIPGHGGILDRFDSILFNATVVFYYLTFIVKI
- a CDS encoding isoprenyl transferase, yielding MFKFFKNNKEEIKNIEIDKNNIPKHIAIIMDGNGRWAKARKLPRTMGHKAGVETIRRVLKEAHKLDIKYLTLYAFSTENWKRPQEEVGALMKLLVEYLRSELKELNENGVVIKILGDISKLQKEVREEVENAINLTKNNKGVVMNIAFNYGGRDEIIRATKLVSEDVKKGILKSEDITEEVFEKYLYTKNIPDPDLIIRPSGEQRISNFLLWQCAYSEFWYSDICWPDFKEEHLHKAIYDYQNRDRRYGGV
- the frr gene encoding ribosome recycling factor — translated: MIKGIIKTAEEKMQKTISVLQKDLSTMKAGRANPTMLDRIQVDYYGSLCPLNQVANISAPEPRVLVITPWEKNILKDIEKAILVSDLGINPSNDGSIIRLIVPELTEETRKNLVKNVKKTGEDAKIALRSIRRDANDKIKALKKDGDISEDEVKSAEENVQKVTDSFVKEIDAIIVAKEKEIMSI